The proteins below come from a single Papaver somniferum cultivar HN1 chromosome 11, ASM357369v1, whole genome shotgun sequence genomic window:
- the LOC113323856 gene encoding uricase-2-like: MANEIEGLNFEQKHGKSRVRVGRIWRKEDGNHFFVEWNVNISLLSDCLPAYVRDDNSDIVATDTMKNTVYAKAKECSEVLSVEEFAIELGKHFTTLYPQVTTAIINIVEKPWERVSVGGQPHQHGFKLGSEKHTAEAIVKKSGAVRLTSGVEGLAVLKTTQSGFEGFVRDKYTALPETRERMLATEVSASWKYVFESLSNIPVKSPYFTEKYLDVKKVMLETFFGPPKEGVYSASVQSTLYQMARAVLSRFPDVASIQLRMPNLHFLPVNLPNKDSPTIVKFNDDVFTPTDEPHGTIEASLSRSWSRM, translated from the exons ATGGCGAATGAAATAGAAGGATTGAATTTTGAGCAGAAACATGGAAAAAGTAGAGTTAGGGTTGGTAGAATATGGAGAAAAGAAGATGGAAATCATTTCTTTGTAGAATGGAATGTTAATATAAGTCTCCTTTCTGATTGTTTACCTGCATATGTTCGTGATGATAATTCTGATATCGTTGCTACTGATACTATGAAAAACACT GTGTATGCGAAAGCAAAGGAGTGTTCTGAAGTTCTTTCGGTGGAGGAATTTGCAATTGAACTTGGAAAGCACTTCACAACTTTGTATCCTCAG GTTACAACTGCTATAATCAATATAGTCGAGAAGCCATGGGAACGCGTATCTGTAGGTGGTCAACCACATCAACATG GTTTTAAACTTGGGTCTGAGAAACATACAGCAGAAGCAATAGTGAAAAAGTCAGGTGCCGTAAGGTTGACTTCTGGAGTTGAAGGACTAGCTGTGCTGAAAACAACCCAG TCAGGCTTTGAGGGATTTGTTAGAGATAAGTACACTGCTCTGCCAGAGACAAGAGAGAGGATGTTGGCCACAGAAGTTAGTGCTTCATGGAA GTATGTGTTTGAATCACTTTCGAACATTCCCGTGAAGTCGCCTTACTTCACAGAGAAGTACTTGGATGTGAAGAAAGTTATGCTTGAGACCTTCTTTGGACCTCCAAAGGAGGGTGTGTACAGTGCGTCTGTCCAGAGCACACTTTATCAGATGGCCAGGGCTGTTCTCAGCAG GTTCCCAGATGTAGCATCAATCCAGTTGAGAATGCCAAATCTTCATTTCCTACCAGTTAATCTACCAAACAAGGACAGCCCTACCATTGTCAAG TTCAACGACGACGTTTTCACACCAACTGATGAACCACATGGAACAATTGAGGCGAGCTTGAGCCGCTCCTGGTCAAGGATGTAG